A stretch of the Nitrospirota bacterium genome encodes the following:
- a CDS encoding glycosyltransferase family 1 protein produces MQPVKIVRVLGRMNIGGPAVHAVLLTHELSNKDFQSILVTGTIGQSEGNMLYLASRLGVNPVVIPELGREISLADDLVALWKLYRLLAKERPDIVHTHTAKAGTLGRIAALLARVRIRIHTFHGHVFHGYFGPVTTRLFIAIEQVLACFTTRIVAISQGQLADLSGRYRIAAPGKFRIIPIGLDLDPLLRISEGQPDRGALNHNRDVVIGFVGRLVPIKNPNLALQVFERLIVGHPGRDRYRLFVAGDGELRSGLEQCAKQAGIDQQVVFAGWQDDLSRVYPRFALVLLTSTNEGTPVALIEAMAAARPFVAARVGGVADLMVGAEQVVCGSGGRPLFSLFANGALASPGDVEGLTAAVEHLLAHPAQMADMGLAGRRFVRDRFSKQRLVADTMALYRECLEEQASPDVQAGRRPSLAGRPSSGRKVGA; encoded by the coding sequence GTGCAACCAGTAAAGATCGTCCGGGTCCTAGGCCGGATGAACATCGGCGGTCCCGCCGTCCACGCGGTGCTCCTTACCCACGAGTTGAGCAACAAGGATTTCCAGTCGATCTTGGTCACCGGTACGATCGGACAATCAGAGGGGAACATGCTGTATCTGGCCAGTCGCCTCGGCGTTAATCCGGTGGTGATTCCTGAACTAGGCCGAGAGATTTCTCTGGCGGATGACCTGGTGGCCTTGTGGAAACTCTACCGCCTTCTCGCGAAGGAGCGTCCCGACATTGTGCATACCCATACCGCCAAGGCCGGGACGCTGGGGCGCATTGCCGCCCTGCTGGCCCGCGTCCGGATCAGGATCCATACGTTTCACGGTCACGTCTTTCACGGGTATTTCGGCCCAGTCACCACGAGGCTGTTCATCGCCATCGAGCAGGTGCTGGCTTGCTTCACCACGAGGATCGTCGCGATCAGTCAGGGCCAGTTGGCTGATCTATCCGGCCGTTATCGCATTGCCGCCCCCGGCAAATTCAGGATTATTCCCATCGGGCTTGACTTGGACCCGCTGCTTCGGATCTCCGAGGGTCAACCGGATCGCGGAGCTTTGAACCATAACCGGGACGTCGTGATCGGTTTTGTCGGACGACTTGTTCCGATCAAGAACCCGAACCTGGCGCTGCAGGTCTTTGAACGATTGATTGTCGGTCATCCCGGCAGAGATCGGTACCGTCTCTTTGTGGCGGGGGATGGGGAGTTGAGGTCTGGGCTGGAACAATGTGCAAAGCAGGCGGGGATTGATCAGCAAGTCGTCTTTGCCGGGTGGCAGGATGACCTCTCTCGCGTGTATCCGCGATTTGCTCTCGTTCTGTTGACCTCGACCAACGAAGGCACGCCGGTTGCCTTGATCGAAGCCATGGCCGCGGCGCGTCCTTTTGTCGCCGCGCGCGTCGGAGGCGTGGCGGACCTGATGGTCGGAGCTGAACAAGTGGTCTGTGGATCGGGTGGTCGCCCGCTGTTCAGCCTCTTTGCCAACGGGGCACTGGCGTCTCCGGGTGATGTTGAAGGGTTGACCGCTGCGGTGGAACACCTCTTGGCCCATCCCGCGCAGATGGCTGACATGGGGTTGGCGGGCCGACGATTCGTGAGGGATCGTTTTTCGAAGCAGCGCTTGGTGGCCGATACGATGGCGCTGTACCGTGAATGCTTGGAAGAACAGGCCTCTCCTGACGTGCAAGCAGGCCGCAGGCCTTCGCTGGCCGGACGACCATCATCCGGAAGAAAGGTAGGGGCATGA
- a CDS encoding NAD-dependent epimerase/dehydratase family protein, with translation MKYLITGGAGFIGSHLADALLKHGADVAIIDDLSTGSIINVEHLKSNARFSYVLDTVMNRAVLTELVDRADVIVHLAAAVGVRLIVESPVRTIETNIKGTEIVLELAGRKKKKVMIASTSEVYGKASKVPFCEEDDLVLGATDKGRWSYACSKMIDEFLALAYWKERQVPTIVARLFNTVGPRQTGRYGMVVPRFISQARCGEPITVYGDGSQRRCFTWVGDVVNALIALSEHPGAVGEIFNVGCTEEVSILELAERAKGLTGSTSPITFVPYAQAYAEGFEDMVRRVPSLDKIHRLIGYRPTVGLDGILKSVNDYFEQRPA, from the coding sequence ATGAAGTATCTGATCACGGGAGGAGCGGGGTTCATCGGGTCGCATCTGGCGGATGCGTTGCTGAAACACGGCGCGGACGTGGCCATTATCGACGATCTCTCCACGGGCAGCATCATCAACGTTGAGCATTTGAAATCCAACGCCCGCTTCAGCTATGTCCTCGACACCGTGATGAACCGGGCGGTTCTGACGGAACTGGTCGATCGCGCCGATGTCATCGTGCATCTTGCGGCGGCGGTCGGGGTGCGCTTGATCGTGGAGAGTCCCGTCCGGACAATCGAAACGAACATCAAAGGGACTGAAATCGTCCTGGAACTGGCGGGCAGGAAGAAAAAAAAGGTCATGATCGCCTCGACGAGCGAAGTGTACGGCAAGGCCAGCAAGGTCCCGTTCTGCGAAGAGGACGATTTGGTGCTGGGGGCCACCGATAAGGGCCGGTGGAGCTATGCCTGCTCGAAGATGATCGATGAGTTCCTGGCTCTCGCTTACTGGAAGGAACGGCAGGTTCCGACCATCGTGGCCCGTTTATTCAACACGGTCGGTCCCCGGCAGACCGGACGCTACGGCATGGTCGTCCCCCGATTCATCAGCCAAGCCCGGTGCGGCGAACCGATCACGGTGTATGGCGACGGCAGCCAGCGCCGCTGCTTTACGTGGGTCGGTGATGTGGTGAACGCCTTGATCGCGCTGTCCGAGCATCCTGGCGCAGTCGGGGAGATCTTTAACGTGGGGTGCACGGAGGAAGTCAGCATCCTCGAGCTGGCCGAGCGCGCAAAAGGGTTGACCGGGAGTACCTCACCCATTACGTTTGTCCCGTATGCTCAGGCTTATGCCGAAGGGTTCGAGGACATGGTGAGGCGGGTCCCCTCCCTCGACAAAATCCATCGATTGATTGGCTATCGCCCGACCGTGGGGCTCGATGGGATCCTCAAATCGGTGAACGACTACTTCGAGCAGAGGCCAGCCTGA
- a CDS encoding capsule assembly Wzi family protein has translation MRAWVMVLAAAVGLWANGVAQASVNLPLHHWTYETIDRLVAMGLIDDAMVVTKPYSRKQAARYIARALERMETPSAPVEDQRPLAEPLLERLMREFRVELADLGVLPASSGTQRGLFRYGGRAQLETDAFSVGHGGSGLGVRFRENRGGEYYANGEQVQSDFRGWFEIGDHLSVVAQPKYISNSYALGQGATNNVHNAYMRELNVKLSAANIALEIGRGAQWWGPGYRGSLLLTDQAFPLDMIKLGSEEPFRLPWVLQDLGQWKINSFLTQLERDRDSPRAKVFGLRVGYLPTSWLELGIARLTQFDGRAFPNQSFPKTVLNAYGSAPNSLGANDVNEQVMIDFKARIPHADYLIPFPSGMQVYGEIASEDKWSKIPLSTTAAVLGGIYIPQLFPGDSMDLRFEYADTDWGRRMTGDRHSAGWYNNATYVSGMRYRGQPLGHWVGTDGIDYFLRTTRHLRADVQLGINLDHSLRGRGNPVSEKKQEAGMDVTWWLTKQFQLTVAYTYQRIENPGQITGINPFQETFQSGLVSNNNFFWTNFAFEF, from the coding sequence ATGAGGGCGTGGGTCATGGTGCTTGCGGCTGCTGTGGGTCTCTGGGCAAATGGTGTGGCCCAGGCCTCGGTGAACCTTCCCCTGCACCATTGGACGTATGAAACGATCGATCGGCTTGTTGCGATGGGGCTTATTGACGATGCCATGGTCGTGACAAAACCTTATAGCCGGAAACAGGCGGCGCGGTATATCGCTCGGGCGCTGGAACGGATGGAAACGCCTTCGGCCCCAGTAGAGGACCAAAGGCCTCTGGCCGAGCCGTTATTGGAACGCTTGATGCGTGAATTCAGAGTTGAACTGGCCGATCTTGGCGTATTACCGGCTTCCTCCGGCACGCAGCGTGGCTTGTTTCGGTACGGCGGGCGCGCGCAGCTCGAAACCGACGCCTTTTCCGTAGGGCATGGCGGGTCCGGCCTAGGCGTGCGGTTTCGGGAAAACCGAGGCGGCGAATACTATGCCAATGGTGAACAGGTTCAATCGGACTTCCGCGGCTGGTTTGAGATTGGTGATCATTTGTCTGTCGTAGCACAGCCAAAGTATATTTCCAATTCGTATGCGTTAGGGCAAGGCGCGACCAATAATGTTCACAATGCATACATGCGGGAGCTGAACGTGAAGCTTAGCGCGGCCAACATCGCGCTCGAGATCGGCCGAGGGGCGCAATGGTGGGGGCCTGGGTATCGCGGGTCTTTGTTGCTGACGGACCAAGCTTTTCCCCTTGATATGATCAAGCTCGGAAGTGAAGAGCCGTTCAGGCTTCCCTGGGTCTTACAAGACCTGGGGCAGTGGAAGATCAATAGTTTTCTCACGCAACTGGAGCGAGACCGGGACTCTCCCCGCGCGAAGGTATTTGGGCTGCGTGTGGGCTACCTGCCAACCAGTTGGCTTGAACTGGGCATTGCTCGATTAACGCAATTCGATGGGCGGGCGTTTCCCAACCAATCCTTTCCCAAGACGGTCCTCAATGCCTATGGCAGCGCGCCCAATTCGCTGGGGGCGAATGATGTCAACGAGCAGGTGATGATCGACTTTAAGGCCAGAATCCCTCATGCAGACTATTTGATTCCGTTTCCATCAGGCATGCAGGTGTATGGTGAGATTGCTTCAGAGGACAAGTGGTCGAAAATTCCACTGTCAACTACCGCTGCCGTGCTCGGAGGGATATATATTCCGCAGCTTTTCCCCGGGGACTCCATGGATCTTCGTTTCGAGTATGCCGATACCGACTGGGGGCGTCGTATGACCGGGGATCGTCATTCGGCCGGCTGGTATAACAATGCCACCTATGTCAGCGGGATGCGCTATCGTGGGCAACCTCTCGGCCATTGGGTGGGAACCGACGGCATCGACTATTTTCTTCGGACAACTCGTCATCTTCGGGCGGATGTCCAGCTGGGTATCAACCTGGATCATTCTTTGCGTGGCAGGGGCAATCCGGTCTCTGAAAAAAAGCAAGAAGCGGGGATGGACGTGACGTGGTGGCTGACCAAGCAATTTCAACTCACCGTAGCCTATACGTACCAACGGATCGAAAACCCAGGACAAATCACCGGCATCAATCCTTTCCAAGAGACGTTCCAATCGGGGCTTGTGTCCAATAACAATTTTTTCTGGACGAACTTCGCATTCGAGTTTTAA
- a CDS encoding glycosyltransferase: MKHENEYPRNDMSPALQNIVCISTIDWDFIWQGHQEIMSTLARQGHRVLFIENTGVRNVTFQDLPRLKARLLNWRKGVKGIRKVMDNLYVYAPLALPFPYSRLACLINKHLMRWTLLRWTKAMRFDNPIVWTWLPTALAQELIRDLNAQLVIYYCADNFEATAAESRSIREPENALLRKADLVFAHSKALFDRCKPFTDQVHLFPYGFNREIFHRPCGSPPVDLVDIKRPILGFVGGVRQIVDFDLVEKVALAHPDKSLVFVGPLQTDVSRLARLPNVHFLGQKRYEEVPAYIKYFDLCLIPYILTDFTRSIHPAKLVDYLALGKSVVSTNLPEVEEFNRHHDGIVAVAASHESFLRQIEECLSRDNEGLRAERMRQVDKDAWDRKIETMEGLIRGKLEEKAKVREQAWQQTFSKLYLTARRRASAAAAACLLGYLLVFQTSLVWWLAKPLLIMEEPASADVVAVMAGGIGESGEPSESYQEKVRQAVDLYQRGYAKHLILSSGVNRAFNEARVMQALAVSLGVPEEAILVDEVGGGNYLSFLTLREIMQTHGWKRALLVTSLYNGRRSRLVAQKNFPEAVVKITPSVDSNFFGDRDQVARRHVRAIAHEYLALLYYRWKGYI, translated from the coding sequence ATGAAGCATGAAAACGAGTACCCGCGCAACGACATGAGTCCCGCTCTTCAGAACATTGTTTGCATTTCGACCATTGACTGGGACTTTATCTGGCAAGGGCATCAGGAAATCATGTCCACGCTGGCCCGTCAGGGACACCGCGTGCTTTTTATCGAAAACACCGGCGTAAGAAACGTCACGTTCCAAGACCTGCCGCGGCTCAAGGCCCGCCTCTTGAATTGGAGGAAGGGCGTCAAGGGCATCCGGAAGGTCATGGACAATCTGTATGTCTACGCCCCTCTTGCATTGCCCTTTCCCTATTCCCGGCTGGCGTGCCTCATCAACAAACACCTGATGCGGTGGACCTTATTGCGCTGGACGAAGGCCATGCGTTTCGACAATCCGATCGTCTGGACGTGGTTGCCGACGGCTCTCGCTCAGGAATTGATTCGGGACCTCAACGCGCAGCTCGTGATCTACTACTGTGCCGACAACTTCGAGGCCACTGCCGCAGAAAGCCGGAGTATCAGGGAGCCTGAAAATGCGCTGCTCCGGAAGGCGGACCTAGTCTTTGCGCACTCCAAGGCGCTGTTTGACCGCTGCAAGCCCTTTACCGATCAGGTGCATCTCTTCCCCTATGGCTTCAATCGGGAGATCTTCCATCGCCCATGCGGCTCCCCACCGGTCGATCTGGTCGACATCAAGCGGCCTATCCTGGGCTTTGTGGGCGGGGTCCGTCAGATCGTGGATTTTGATCTCGTCGAAAAAGTGGCGCTGGCGCATCCCGACAAATCCCTCGTCTTCGTCGGGCCTTTGCAAACCGACGTGAGCCGGCTTGCACGGCTGCCGAACGTGCATTTTCTCGGGCAGAAGCGATACGAGGAGGTCCCTGCCTACATTAAGTATTTTGACCTCTGCCTCATCCCGTACATCCTCACTGATTTCACGCGCAGCATACATCCGGCGAAACTGGTCGATTACCTGGCGCTGGGCAAGTCGGTGGTGTCAACCAACCTGCCGGAGGTGGAGGAGTTCAACCGACATCATGACGGCATCGTGGCCGTCGCGGCGAGTCACGAATCGTTCCTGAGACAGATCGAGGAATGCCTTAGCCGCGACAACGAGGGCCTACGCGCGGAACGGATGCGGCAGGTGGATAAGGATGCGTGGGACCGGAAGATCGAGACCATGGAAGGCTTGATTCGGGGAAAACTCGAAGAAAAGGCCAAGGTGCGCGAGCAGGCCTGGCAGCAAACGTTCTCCAAGCTCTATTTGACGGCCCGGCGGAGGGCTTCCGCAGCGGCAGCCGCCTGCCTACTGGGCTATCTTTTGGTCTTCCAGACTTCGCTGGTATGGTGGCTGGCGAAACCGCTCCTGATCATGGAAGAGCCGGCCTCCGCTGATGTCGTTGCGGTCATGGCCGGAGGCATCGGCGAGTCCGGCGAGCCGAGCGAGTCCTATCAGGAAAAGGTTCGGCAGGCGGTTGATCTTTATCAGCGCGGATATGCCAAGCACCTCATCCTCTCATCAGGGGTCAATCGGGCGTTCAATGAGGCGCGGGTGATGCAGGCTTTAGCCGTTTCGCTGGGGGTTCCGGAGGAAGCCATCCTGGTTGACGAAGTTGGGGGCGGCAACTATCTTAGCTTTCTGACACTGCGGGAGATCATGCAAACTCACGGCTGGAAGCGCGCGTTACTCGTGACGTCGCTCTATAACGGCCGGCGCAGCCGGCTGGTTGCGCAAAAGAACTTCCCTGAAGCCGTCGTCAAGATCACGCCGTCCGTGGACAGCAATTTCTTCGGCGATCGGGACCAGGTCGCCCGGCGGCATGTCCGGGCGATTGCCCATGAATATCTGGCCCTTCTCTACTACCGCTGGAAGGGCTACATCTAG
- the rhaD gene encoding bifunctional rhamnulose-1-phosphate aldolase/short-chain dehydrogenase: MAGLGRVMRSRWSDKIANKLNGLDALVYTSRLIGQEEGLVLWGGGNSSAKVLQKDHLGREVRVLWIKGSGSDMKTITAYQFTPLRLDELLPLMKQDAMTDEEMVAFQSRCVMDPTVPRPSIETLLHAFIPALHVYHTHADAICSLTDTPGSADLIHRVYGKGVALVPYVRPGFRLAKLVAEAYHRNPALRGIILDKHGLVTWADTPKAAYQETIRMVTVAERYVQRYGKTHVTSPGNRGSQSDRHKLAVSMMPVLRGIISEFGRMVMVYDDSKPVLEFVGDPRAARLSQIGPFTPDHMLHTKPKPLFLELPKTQAAALVDQAVRTRVEQYRKEYIRYFNRYRTAGVTMLDPNPRVILVPGLGMVTTGKNRRAARITRDIYVHTMRVILNASSIDAYTTISAKEMCDFEYWPMENFKLTLLPKEKLLSRRIALVTGAAGALGRAIAARLVEEGASVILTDINQSKLQALSDELNSRTGEGNTVPILMDVTSEASVARAFEQAVLAYGGLDILVSNAGIARSAPLDELSLGDWSDSIAVNATGHFLVCREAMHIFKKQGLGGNIVVVATKNILAPGKHFGAYSASKAAQAQLARVLAIEGAEFGVRVNMVNPDAVIEGSGIWSSQIKKQRARAYGIPMARLEAHFVERTLLKVKVSGSDVAEAVLFLASDRSAKTTGSMIPVDGGVKEAFPR, from the coding sequence ATGGCGGGTCTGGGGAGGGTTATGAGAAGTCGGTGGTCTGACAAGATCGCGAACAAACTGAATGGACTCGATGCCCTCGTCTACACAAGCCGGCTCATAGGGCAGGAAGAGGGTCTTGTCCTTTGGGGAGGAGGCAACTCGTCGGCCAAAGTGCTCCAAAAGGATCATCTCGGGCGTGAGGTTCGGGTCCTATGGATCAAGGGTAGCGGTTCGGATATGAAGACCATCACCGCCTATCAGTTCACCCCGCTTCGGCTGGATGAGCTTCTGCCGCTCATGAAGCAGGATGCCATGACCGACGAGGAGATGGTTGCCTTCCAGTCTCGCTGTGTGATGGATCCAACGGTTCCAAGGCCTTCCATTGAAACGCTACTTCATGCCTTCATTCCGGCCTTGCACGTCTACCACACTCATGCTGACGCTATCTGTTCGCTGACGGATACGCCCGGCAGTGCGGATCTCATCCACCGGGTGTACGGGAAGGGTGTGGCCCTCGTTCCGTATGTCCGTCCCGGGTTTCGCTTGGCCAAGCTCGTCGCGGAGGCCTACCATCGGAATCCCGCTCTCCGGGGGATCATTCTCGATAAGCACGGGCTCGTGACTTGGGCCGATACCCCCAAAGCCGCCTATCAGGAAACGATCAGGATGGTGACTGTAGCGGAGCGGTATGTCCAGCGATACGGGAAGACTCATGTGACGAGTCCAGGGAATCGCGGTTCTCAATCAGACCGCCACAAGCTCGCTGTGAGCATGATGCCCGTTCTGCGCGGGATAATCAGCGAATTCGGGCGGATGGTGATGGTCTATGACGATTCCAAGCCGGTTCTTGAGTTCGTCGGTGATCCTCGGGCAGCACGTCTGTCTCAAATCGGGCCCTTCACTCCTGATCACATGCTTCATACGAAGCCTAAGCCTCTATTCTTGGAACTGCCTAAGACCCAGGCAGCGGCATTGGTCGATCAGGCGGTCCGGACGAGAGTGGAACAGTATCGAAAGGAGTACATCCGGTACTTCAATCGGTACAGGACGGCAGGCGTGACCATGCTCGATCCAAATCCCAGAGTCATTCTGGTTCCCGGCCTCGGCATGGTTACGACCGGAAAGAATCGGCGTGCGGCTCGAATCACCCGTGATATCTATGTGCATACAATGCGCGTGATTCTCAATGCGTCGAGCATCGATGCCTACACGACAATCTCCGCCAAGGAAATGTGCGACTTTGAATACTGGCCCATGGAAAACTTCAAACTGACCCTTCTGCCGAAGGAAAAGCTGCTCTCCAGGAGGATTGCCCTCGTGACGGGGGCGGCTGGCGCATTGGGGCGAGCGATCGCCGCCCGGCTCGTTGAAGAGGGAGCGTCTGTCATTCTGACGGATATCAATCAATCCAAGCTTCAAGCCCTGTCGGACGAACTGAATTCACGGACAGGGGAGGGCAACACCGTCCCGATCCTCATGGATGTGACCAGCGAAGCGAGCGTCGCGCGCGCGTTCGAGCAGGCCGTGTTGGCTTACGGGGGGCTTGATATCCTGGTTTCCAACGCCGGGATTGCCCGGAGCGCCCCGCTCGATGAGTTGTCCCTTGGGGACTGGAGCGATTCCATCGCCGTGAACGCCACGGGCCATTTCCTTGTGTGCCGAGAGGCCATGCACATCTTCAAAAAACAAGGGCTGGGGGGCAACATTGTAGTGGTTGCCACTAAGAACATTTTGGCGCCTGGAAAGCATTTCGGCGCCTATTCGGCGTCAAAGGCGGCGCAGGCTCAGCTGGCACGCGTCCTGGCCATCGAAGGAGCGGAGTTCGGCGTTCGAGTCAATATGGTCAATCCAGATGCGGTCATCGAAGGGTCCGGCATCTGGTCCTCGCAGATCAAGAAACAACGTGCCAGGGCTTATGGCATCCCGATGGCCAGACTCGAAGCGCATTTCGTTGAACGAACCCTGTTGAAAGTAAAAGTGTCGGGCTCGGATGTCGCGGAGGCAGTTCTCTTCCTGGCCTCGGATCGCTCCGCGAAGACCACTGGATCCATGATTCCGGTCGATGGAGGGGTGAAAGAAGCTTTTCCTCGATAG
- a CDS encoding WD40 repeat domain-containing protein: MMVSMRWDVRRVGFLLIMLSLVLNAGCRAMPSSTDRGEGAGPHLEKAEQVRFPGWMKAVAFFQGERSLVVGGCQMPSSTNGTGSSADACDHGLVQVWNLGATRPVAAIELPGTVTALAVSSDGNMWVAGDAAGRLISSKSAGRVSLKSYHQKGEITALAFSPDGKWVASGSLDRSFPLGFLDMETGGVVRVKARFDPVSTLAFSPDGKNLVVGMMTGEVVVWTFGENSTPLPVLSKKTDGAVTGVAFSPDGQLLAYGRQDGHIGILDWSRERVLVEFQGASAVKTLAFSPDGRYLAYGQENGKVVLVESKEMRQVWSKRYLLSITDLAYSSDGTRMAVATHRIVDVFRLDAASTGHAAQGGSWVSDKNEGRERSLGQRGEKSR; this comes from the coding sequence ATGATGGTGTCAATGCGGTGGGATGTCCGAAGGGTTGGATTCTTATTGATCATGCTGTCGCTTGTTTTGAACGCGGGATGCAGGGCTATGCCAAGTTCCACCGACCGGGGGGAAGGGGCCGGTCCTCATCTGGAGAAAGCCGAGCAGGTCAGGTTCCCAGGCTGGATGAAGGCGGTGGCCTTTTTCCAAGGGGAACGTTCGTTGGTTGTCGGTGGTTGCCAGATGCCATCTTCCACCAACGGGACGGGTTCAAGCGCCGATGCCTGCGACCATGGTCTGGTGCAGGTCTGGAACCTTGGAGCGACTCGGCCGGTGGCCGCGATAGAATTACCTGGCACTGTGACCGCATTGGCCGTGTCGTCCGATGGGAACATGTGGGTGGCGGGTGATGCGGCTGGGCGCCTGATTTCCTCCAAGTCGGCGGGGCGAGTCTCTCTCAAGAGTTATCACCAGAAAGGCGAGATCACCGCGCTCGCCTTCTCGCCAGACGGTAAGTGGGTTGCCTCGGGGAGCCTCGACCGATCGTTTCCGTTGGGCTTCCTGGATATGGAGACGGGCGGGGTGGTTAGGGTCAAGGCGAGATTTGATCCCGTATCTACGCTCGCGTTCTCGCCGGACGGAAAAAATCTGGTTGTCGGAATGATGACGGGGGAAGTGGTTGTTTGGACATTCGGCGAGAACTCGACTCCTCTGCCGGTCCTCAGCAAAAAAACTGATGGCGCGGTAACGGGTGTGGCCTTTTCGCCGGATGGCCAATTGCTTGCCTATGGCCGCCAAGACGGGCACATCGGAATCTTGGACTGGAGTCGGGAGCGTGTGCTGGTGGAATTCCAAGGAGCTTCCGCAGTGAAGACTCTGGCCTTTTCTCCCGATGGTCGTTATTTGGCGTATGGGCAGGAGAATGGCAAGGTGGTGCTCGTTGAATCCAAGGAGATGCGCCAGGTGTGGTCGAAGAGATATCTCCTCTCGATCACCGACCTTGCGTATTCGTCTGATGGGACCCGCATGGCCGTGGCGACGCATCGGATCGTGGACGTGTTTCGATTGGACGCCGCATCTACTGGACACGCTGCACAAGGCGGCTCCTGGGTTTCGGACAAGAATGAAGGGCGCGAGCGGAGTTTGGGACAGCGCGGTGAGAAAAGTCGATGA